ATCGGAGATACCGATCGCGTAGGAGAGCTGGACCTCACACTTGTCGGCAATCCCTGAGGCAACGATATTTTTCGCTACATAGCGCACCATGTACGAGGCCGACCGGTCGACCTTGCTTGGGTCTTTGCCCGAGAAAGCCCCTCCGCCGTGGCTTCCTACCCCGCCATAAGTATCAACGATAATCTTGCGCCCGGTGAGCCCGCAGTCGGCTTTGGGCCCCCCGCTGACGAAGCGCCCCGTGGGATTGATGTGATATGTAACGTTCTCATCATCCAGCAGCTCCTGCGGGATTACGGGTTTGATTACTTCCTCAATGATATCCTCACGAATCGCTTTTAAGGTCACATCGTCGCTGTGCTGGCACGCAACGACTATCGTATCGACCCGAAGCGGCCTGCCATTCACGTATTCCACCGTTACCTGGCTTTTTCCGTCTGGCCGCAGGTAGTGGATAATGTCCTGCTTTCGAACATCGGCCAGCCGCCTGGCAAGCTTGTGGGCCAGAAGAATCGGCATGGGCATCAACTCGGGCGTCTCGTTGGTGGCGTAACCAAACATGAGCCCTTGATCCCCCGCCCCCTGCTCATGCTCTCCGGTACGCTCATCAACCCCCAATGCAATGTCAGGGGACTGCTCGTCGATCGACGTGATGACCGCGCACGTTTCGTAGTCGAAGCCATACTTGGCCCTGGTGTAGCCGATATCCCGGATCGTTTCCCTTACGACCTTTGGAATATCGACGTAACACGTGGTCGTTATCTCTCCGGCGATGAACGCCAACCCCGTTGTCACCAAGGTTTCACAGGCGACCCGCCCGTAAGGGTCTTTCTCAAGAATGGCATCCAATACGGCGTCGGAAATCTGGTCCGCCACCTTATCCGGATGACCCTCTGTCACTGATTCGGAGGTGAAAAAGAAATTTCTAGGGCTCATGGAACCCTTCTCCTTCCCAAGCTGGAGGTCTAAAACCTCATAAGCATTGACCAACTGGAATGTCGATATGGCCCACCGCGCCTTGGAACGCTATTGGCTTTCGCTGCGGACCTCCATCTGCATACTGGCTAGCTCAGCTCAAACCCGTCTCGAACGAGCTGAGCCAGGGCCTCCACGGCCTCTTCAGCATCTTCTCCTTCGCATTTAATAGTGATCTTGGAATTGTATCCCGCTGCCAGGGTAAGGATGCCCAATATGCTCTTGCCATTAATATTTTGGGAGCCTTTGGCAACCATGATGTCAGCCTTGTAAAGATTAGCCACACGGACAAAAGAATTGGCGGCGCGGGCATGTAACCCCAGTCGATTGCTAATGGTGACCGTTTCAGTGTGTCTCCTCGACATTAAAAATCCTACAAAGAGTGCCTAATTATCACAGTCGAATGGTTGTGTCAACACGCCCCCAGAGGTCAAATAGTTTTTATGAGTTTGGGGAGGTAAGATCGATAGCCCCTCGAAGCTCTCGTGTTTCGGTGGCGCCCAGATTTAGTGGCCATAAAGCAACGAGGGTTGAGCTCTGATAAATCCGCTCCAATCCTGACTCCGATTGTGATATGGTCTCAACCGGGAAGCGCCACCACGTGGTTTCCGGCTCCATGCTAACAGCGATTGTCAGTCCTCTCCACTCATCCACCAACTCGACACAGGCTGCCTTACCCAAAGGCCCCTTGCTTGCCAGATGAGGCTCTTCCGGCTGTTTACCGTCAACCCGATAGTACCGGTCCGGAGCCCAGCCCGCCAAGAGACCAAAGTTCCACTCCAGTGCAAATAATCCCCCCAGGGTCTCCTCTCCCACGTTGCTCAATCGGTACTCGGCTAGAACGGCGGCCCTTTTTGAGTCAACCGTGAGACGTTTCTCAACCCTCAATATAGCTCCATTGGCCCTGGAAGGCGCTTCCCTAATTAGGACGATGTTCGCCAGCCCGCTTTCCTCCTCGATAGTAACCTCATAGGGTGCCGGGCAGAGGTTCACCAAAGGCTCGAAAGATGCCCTGCTGTAGGTCTCCCAATCAACGCCCTCATCGAGAAGGTGCTCACAGAAACATCCCCGTGGATACCAATCATACCAGAGCCCTTGATTCAGGTCCGATATCTTGGTGAGGGATTGGTCGTGAATAGTCTTCGCCTCCTCGCTCTCGGGGGCATCCGCCGCTGCCTGAAGCATGCGCTCATGGTACGCCTCCTTGCGTCTTTGAAGACTATTAATGCAATTGAAATTTAGTGGCCGATAGTCCAGGGCGCTCACCATGCCCCCCTCGTCAGGATGTATGATGAGGCCTAGCTTGGGGGTAGTCACGAGCACCTCTTCTCGTCCATCCATGTCAAAGTCGGTTTGCTCAACATCTATCCACCCGTTCGGTCCCTTGAGGAGGGTATCGACAATCGTTTCGGCCTTGATGAGCTGCTCATACAGGCCGGTCCGGAGGTGGGGGAGGTATAGGCCGCCGAATATTCCATGCCAATATCCATCGTTACACTGCCCCTTGTAGAGGGCCTCGGTGGCTTCAGCTACCGAAAGCTCCTGGTCACGTCCTTTGGGATTGACCGAGGCGAGCTTTGTGCTCACGCGCCACATACGCTTGTGGAGGTGGTTGGCTTCTCGGTACTTGACAAGGAAGTTCCGCCACATCCCCCCCCTAAAGAAAGGGTCGAGGGGTGAGAGGTCCGCACGGTCGTGCAACTCCTCTCTAAGCCGCTCCAGGGCGAGGGTCACATCGGAGGGATACTGCCACCCCAACATTTCCTCGTATGAACACATCGGAAGGTATGCCATTCCAAGGGGCGGGTGGCTGTCGAGTATTTCGCTTAGGGTCGCCGTTTCAATTTCCGGCGTCTCGGTGAGCATGGCAAAGAACTCCTCGAGCCAACCCTCCTCGTAGACCCTTTGATGCGTGCCGGGCCAAATTCCAAACTTCTCCCCGTCGTCGCCCATCACGGCCACGGGGCGTCCCTCCAGGCTGGCCCACCCAGTGAGAAGGCTTTGAGCCTCTGAGACGGGAGCGAAGGGAATGGCATAGCGTAGCGGCTTTAGG
This portion of the Nitrospinota bacterium genome encodes:
- a CDS encoding HPr family phosphocarrier protein; protein product: MSRRHTETVTISNRLGLHARAANSFVRVANLYKADIMVAKGSQNINGKSILGILTLAAGYNSKITIKCEGEDAEEAVEALAQLVRDGFELS
- a CDS encoding methionine adenosyltransferase, giving the protein MSPRNFFFTSESVTEGHPDKVADQISDAVLDAILEKDPYGRVACETLVTTGLAFIAGEITTTCYVDIPKVVRETIRDIGYTRAKYGFDYETCAVITSIDEQSPDIALGVDERTGEHEQGAGDQGLMFGYATNETPELMPMPILLAHKLARRLADVRKQDIIHYLRPDGKSQVTVEYVNGRPLRVDTIVVACQHSDDVTLKAIREDIIEEVIKPVIPQELLDDENVTYHINPTGRFVSGGPKADCGLTGRKIIVDTYGGVGSHGGGAFSGKDPSKVDRSASYMVRYVAKNIVASGIADKCEVQLSYAIGISDPISILIDTYKTEKIDPERIVEIVRDNFSFKPKAMIEYLDLRRPIYKKTAAYGHFGREEPEFTWERTDMADTLRKDAGL
- a CDS encoding DUF1926 domain-containing protein, with amino-acid sequence MSATITFALAIHNHQPVGNFDFVIEGAIDNAYHPFLEVLERFPDVRVSLHYCGLLLDWFKEKRPDIIERIRSLVERRQVELLGGGYYEPILPILPVRDQVGQMNSLSEALEATFGSRPRGLWLAERVWEPQLPGPITAAGMEYVVVDDGHFKAMGFKEDQLFGHYRTEDQGAALSVFPILKPLRYAIPFAPVSEAQSLLTGWASLEGRPVAVMGDDGEKFGIWPGTHQRVYEEGWLEEFFAMLTETPEIETATLSEILDSHPPLGMAYLPMCSYEEMLGWQYPSDVTLALERLREELHDRADLSPLDPFFRGGMWRNFLVKYREANHLHKRMWRVSTKLASVNPKGRDQELSVAEATEALYKGQCNDGYWHGIFGGLYLPHLRTGLYEQLIKAETIVDTLLKGPNGWIDVEQTDFDMDGREEVLVTTPKLGLIIHPDEGGMVSALDYRPLNFNCINSLQRRKEAYHERMLQAAADAPESEEAKTIHDQSLTKISDLNQGLWYDWYPRGCFCEHLLDEGVDWETYSRASFEPLVNLCPAPYEVTIEEESGLANIVLIREAPSRANGAILRVEKRLTVDSKRAAVLAEYRLSNVGEETLGGLFALEWNFGLLAGWAPDRYYRVDGKQPEEPHLASKGPLGKAACVELVDEWRGLTIAVSMEPETTWWRFPVETISQSESGLERIYQSSTLVALWPLNLGATETRELRGAIDLTSPNS